The following coding sequences are from one Bos indicus x Bos taurus breed Angus x Brahman F1 hybrid chromosome 5, Bos_hybrid_MaternalHap_v2.0, whole genome shotgun sequence window:
- the SGSM3 gene encoding small G protein signaling modulator 3 isoform X2 — protein MSGSHVPSANGPFSALTPSMWPQEILAKYAQEEATVEQPEFRYDEFGFRVDKEDADGIPYSGQLLEDPPQRLRWQAHLEFTHNHDVGDLTWDKIAVSLPRSEKLRSLVLAGVPHSMRPQLWMRLSGALQKKRNSELSYREIVKNSSNDETIAAKQIEKDLLRTMPSNACFAHVNGVGVPRLRRVLRALAWLYPEIGYCQGTGMVAACLLLFLEEDDAFWMMCAIIEDLLPASYFSTTLLGVQTDQRVLRHLIVQYLPRLDRLLQEHDIELSLITLHWFLTAFASVVHIRLLLRLWDLFFYEGSLVLFQATLGMLRLKEDELIQSENSASIFNTLSDIPSQLEDADLLLAEAMRLAGSLTAVAVETQRRKHLAYLLADQGQLLGAPATTGLSQVVRRRTQRRKSGITSLLFGEDDLEAMKAKNIKQTELVADLREAILRVARHFQCTDPKNCNVELTPDYSMESHQRDHESYVACSRGHPRRAKALLDFERHDDDELGFRKNDIITIVSQKDEHCWVGELNGLRGWFPAKFVEVLDERSKEYSIAGDDAVTEGVTDLVRGTLCPALKALFEHGLKKPSLLGGACHPWLFIEEAAGREVERDFDSVYSRLVLCKTYRLDEDGKVLTPEELLYRAVQSVNVTHDAAHAQMDVKLRSLICVGLNEQVLHLWLEVLCSSLPTVEKWYQPWSFLRSPGWVQIKCELRVLCCFAFSLSQDWELPAKREL, from the exons ATGTCAG GAAGTCACGTACCTTCTGCCAATGGCCCCTTCTCAGCCCTGACTCCGAGTATGTGGCCCCAGGAGATCCTGGCCAAGTACGCGCAG GAGGAGGCCACCGTGGAGCAGCCAGAGTTCCGCTATGATGAGTTCGGGTTCCGCGTGGACAAGGAAG ACGCAGATGGCATCCCCTATTCCGGCCAGCTGCTGGAGGACCCGCCCCAGAGGCTGCGCTGGCAGGCCCACCTGGAGTTCACCCACAACCACGACGTGGGGGACCTCACCTGGGACAAGATTGCTGTCTCCCTGCCACGCTCGGAGAAGCTCCGCTCCCTGGTGCTGGCCGGGGTCCCCCACAGCATGAGGCCACAG CTGTGGATGCGGCTGTCTGGGGCCCTGCAGAAGAAGAGGAACTCCGAACTGTCCTACCGAGAGATTGTGAAGAACAGCTCCAATGATGAGACCATTGCTGCCAAGCAG ATCGAGAAGGACCTGCTCCGCACCATGCCCAGCAATGCCTGCTTCGCCCACGTGAACGGCGTCGGGGTGCCCCGCCTGCGCAGGGTGCTCCGAGCGCTGGCCTGGCTCTACCCGGAGATCGGCTACTGCCAGGGCACGGGCATG GTGGCTGCCTGCCTCCTGctcttcctggaggaggatgaCGCCTTCTGGATGATGTGCGCCATCATCGAGGACCTGCTCCCCGCCTCCTACTTCAGCACCACCCTGCTGGGCGTGCAGACGGACCAGCGTGTCCTGCGGCACCTCATCGTCCAGTACTTGCCTCGCCTGGACAGGCTGCTCCAGGAGCACGACATTG AGCTGTCGCTCATCACGCTGCACTGGTTCCTCACGGCCTTCGCCAGCGTGGTGCACATCCGCCTGCTGCTGCGACTCTGGGACCTGTTTTTCTACGAGGGCTCCCTGGTGCTGTTCCAGGCCACGTTGGGCATGCTGCGCCTCAAG GAGGACGAGCTGATCCAGTCGGAGAACTCGGCCTCCATCTTCAACACGCTGTCAGACATCCCGTCACAGCTGGAGGACGCGGACCTGCTGCTGGCGGAGGCCATGCGGCTGGCGGGCTCGCTCACTGCCGTGGCCGTGGAGACCCAGCGCCGCAAGCACCTGGCCTACCTCCTGGCCGACCAGGGCCAGCTCCTGGGCGCCCCTGCCACCACCGGCCTCTCTCAG GTGGTCCGCCGCAGGACTCAGCGGAGGAAGTCTGGCATCACATCACTGCTCTTCG GGGAGGATGACCTAGAGGCAATGAAGGCCAAGAACATCAAGCAGACGGAGCTGGTGGCTGACCTTCGGGAAGCCATCTTGCGTGTGGCCCGCCACTTCCAGTGCACGGACCCCAAGAACTGCAATGTG GAGCTGACCCCGGACTACAGCATGGAGAGCCACCAGCGGGACCACGAGAGCTACGTGGCCTGCTCTCGCGGCCACCCGCGCCGAGCCAAGGCCCTGCTGGACTTCGAGCGCCATGACGACGACGAGCTGGGCTTCCGCAAGAACGACATCATCACG ATCGTCTCTCAGAAGGACGAGCACTGCTGGGTGGGCGAGCTGAACGGCCTGAGAG GCTGGTTTCCAGCCAAGTTCGTGGAAGTCCTGGATGAGCGGAGCAAGGAG TACTCCATCGCCGGGGACGATGCTGTGACGGAGGGGGTCACAGACCTCGTGCGAGGGACCCTCTGCCCGGCCCTCAAGGCCCTGTTTGAACACGGACTGAAGAAGCCTTCACTGCTCGGGGGTGCCTGCCACCCCTGGCTGTTCATCGAGGAG GCAGCGGGCCGGGAGGTCGAGAGAGACTTCGACTCCGTGTACTCGCGCCTGGTGCTGTGCAAGACGTACAG GTTGGATGAAGATGGCAAAGTCCTGACCCCAGAGGAGCTGCTCTACCGG GCTGTGCAGTCTGTTAACGTGACCCACGACGCTGCTCACGCACAAATGGACGTGAAGCTCCGCTCCCTCATCTGCGTGGGGCTCAA CGAGCAGGTGCTGCACCTGTGGCTGGAGGTGCTCTGCTCCAGCCTGCCCACCGTGGAGAAGTGGTACCAGCCCTGGTCCTTCCTGCGCAGCCCCGGCTGGGTCCAGATCAAGTGCGAGCTGCG GGTCCTCTGCTGCTTCGCTTTCAGCCTCTCCCAGGACTGGGAGCTTCCTGCAAAGAGAGAG CTATGA
- the SGSM3 gene encoding small G protein signaling modulator 3 isoform X3, which produces MMRPLLPSRGPWPPPRGSRCRGCGGCAAAAAPHGLLLWAGCRQIEKDLLRTMPSNACFAHVNGVGVPRLRRVLRALAWLYPEIGYCQGTGMVAACLLLFLEEDDAFWMMCAIIEDLLPASYFSTTLLGVQTDQRVLRHLIVQYLPRLDRLLQEHDIELSLITLHWFLTAFASVVHIRLLLRLWDLFFYEGSLVLFQATLGMLRLKEDELIQSENSASIFNTLSDIPSQLEDADLLLAEAMRLAGSLTAVAVETQRRKHLAYLLADQGQLLGAPATTGLSQVVRRRTQRRKSGITSLLFGEDDLEAMKAKNIKQTELVADLREAILRVARHFQCTDPKNCNVELTPDYSMESHQRDHESYVACSRGHPRRAKALLDFERHDDDELGFRKNDIITIVSQKDEHCWVGELNGLRGWFPAKFVEVLDERSKEYSIAGDDAVTEGVTDLVRGTLCPALKALFEHGLKKPSLLGGACHPWLFIEEAAGREVERDFDSVYSRLVLCKTYRLDEDGKVLTPEELLYRAVQSVNVTHDAAHAQMDVKLRSLICVGLNEQVLHLWLEVLCSSLPTVEKWYQPWSFLRSPGWVQIKCELRVLCCFAFSLSQDWELPAKREEEKKPLKEGVQDMLVKHHLFSWDIDG; this is translated from the exons ATGATGAGACCATTGCTGCCAAGCAG GGGTCCCTGGCCTCCTCCCCGGGGGTCTCGGTGTCGGGGGTGTGGAGGCTGTGCCGCTGCAGCTGCGCCTCATGGGCTCTTGTTGTGGGCGGGCTGCCGGCAGATCGAGAAGGACCTGCTCCGCACCATGCCCAGCAATGCCTGCTTCGCCCACGTGAACGGCGTCGGGGTGCCCCGCCTGCGCAGGGTGCTCCGAGCGCTGGCCTGGCTCTACCCGGAGATCGGCTACTGCCAGGGCACGGGCATG GTGGCTGCCTGCCTCCTGctcttcctggaggaggatgaCGCCTTCTGGATGATGTGCGCCATCATCGAGGACCTGCTCCCCGCCTCCTACTTCAGCACCACCCTGCTGGGCGTGCAGACGGACCAGCGTGTCCTGCGGCACCTCATCGTCCAGTACTTGCCTCGCCTGGACAGGCTGCTCCAGGAGCACGACATTG AGCTGTCGCTCATCACGCTGCACTGGTTCCTCACGGCCTTCGCCAGCGTGGTGCACATCCGCCTGCTGCTGCGACTCTGGGACCTGTTTTTCTACGAGGGCTCCCTGGTGCTGTTCCAGGCCACGTTGGGCATGCTGCGCCTCAAG GAGGACGAGCTGATCCAGTCGGAGAACTCGGCCTCCATCTTCAACACGCTGTCAGACATCCCGTCACAGCTGGAGGACGCGGACCTGCTGCTGGCGGAGGCCATGCGGCTGGCGGGCTCGCTCACTGCCGTGGCCGTGGAGACCCAGCGCCGCAAGCACCTGGCCTACCTCCTGGCCGACCAGGGCCAGCTCCTGGGCGCCCCTGCCACCACCGGCCTCTCTCAG GTGGTCCGCCGCAGGACTCAGCGGAGGAAGTCTGGCATCACATCACTGCTCTTCG GGGAGGATGACCTAGAGGCAATGAAGGCCAAGAACATCAAGCAGACGGAGCTGGTGGCTGACCTTCGGGAAGCCATCTTGCGTGTGGCCCGCCACTTCCAGTGCACGGACCCCAAGAACTGCAATGTG GAGCTGACCCCGGACTACAGCATGGAGAGCCACCAGCGGGACCACGAGAGCTACGTGGCCTGCTCTCGCGGCCACCCGCGCCGAGCCAAGGCCCTGCTGGACTTCGAGCGCCATGACGACGACGAGCTGGGCTTCCGCAAGAACGACATCATCACG ATCGTCTCTCAGAAGGACGAGCACTGCTGGGTGGGCGAGCTGAACGGCCTGAGAG GCTGGTTTCCAGCCAAGTTCGTGGAAGTCCTGGATGAGCGGAGCAAGGAG TACTCCATCGCCGGGGACGATGCTGTGACGGAGGGGGTCACAGACCTCGTGCGAGGGACCCTCTGCCCGGCCCTCAAGGCCCTGTTTGAACACGGACTGAAGAAGCCTTCACTGCTCGGGGGTGCCTGCCACCCCTGGCTGTTCATCGAGGAG GCAGCGGGCCGGGAGGTCGAGAGAGACTTCGACTCCGTGTACTCGCGCCTGGTGCTGTGCAAGACGTACAG GTTGGATGAAGATGGCAAAGTCCTGACCCCAGAGGAGCTGCTCTACCGG GCTGTGCAGTCTGTTAACGTGACCCACGACGCTGCTCACGCACAAATGGACGTGAAGCTCCGCTCCCTCATCTGCGTGGGGCTCAA CGAGCAGGTGCTGCACCTGTGGCTGGAGGTGCTCTGCTCCAGCCTGCCCACCGTGGAGAAGTGGTACCAGCCCTGGTCCTTCCTGCGCAGCCCCGGCTGGGTCCAGATCAAGTGCGAGCTGCG GGTCCTCTGCTGCTTCGCTTTCAGCCTCTCCCAGGACTGGGAGCTTCCTGCAAAGAGAGAG gaggagaagaagcccTTGAAGGAGGGCGTCCAGGACATGCTGGTGAAGCACCACCTCTTCAGCTGGGACATCGACGGGTGA
- the SGSM3 gene encoding small G protein signaling modulator 3 isoform X1, whose translation MSGSHVPSANGPFSALTPSMWPQEILAKYAQEEATVEQPEFRYDEFGFRVDKEDADGIPYSGQLLEDPPQRLRWQAHLEFTHNHDVGDLTWDKIAVSLPRSEKLRSLVLAGVPHSMRPQLWMRLSGALQKKRNSELSYREIVKNSSNDETIAAKQIEKDLLRTMPSNACFAHVNGVGVPRLRRVLRALAWLYPEIGYCQGTGMVAACLLLFLEEDDAFWMMCAIIEDLLPASYFSTTLLGVQTDQRVLRHLIVQYLPRLDRLLQEHDIELSLITLHWFLTAFASVVHIRLLLRLWDLFFYEGSLVLFQATLGMLRLKEDELIQSENSASIFNTLSDIPSQLEDADLLLAEAMRLAGSLTAVAVETQRRKHLAYLLADQGQLLGAPATTGLSQVVRRRTQRRKSGITSLLFGEDDLEAMKAKNIKQTELVADLREAILRVARHFQCTDPKNCNVELTPDYSMESHQRDHESYVACSRGHPRRAKALLDFERHDDDELGFRKNDIITIVSQKDEHCWVGELNGLRGWFPAKFVEVLDERSKEYSIAGDDAVTEGVTDLVRGTLCPALKALFEHGLKKPSLLGGACHPWLFIEEAAGREVERDFDSVYSRLVLCKTYRLDEDGKVLTPEELLYRAVQSVNVTHDAAHAQMDVKLRSLICVGLNEQVLHLWLEVLCSSLPTVEKWYQPWSFLRSPGWVQIKCELRVLCCFAFSLSQDWELPAKREEEKKPLKEGVQDMLVKHHLFSWDIDG comes from the exons ATGTCAG GAAGTCACGTACCTTCTGCCAATGGCCCCTTCTCAGCCCTGACTCCGAGTATGTGGCCCCAGGAGATCCTGGCCAAGTACGCGCAG GAGGAGGCCACCGTGGAGCAGCCAGAGTTCCGCTATGATGAGTTCGGGTTCCGCGTGGACAAGGAAG ACGCAGATGGCATCCCCTATTCCGGCCAGCTGCTGGAGGACCCGCCCCAGAGGCTGCGCTGGCAGGCCCACCTGGAGTTCACCCACAACCACGACGTGGGGGACCTCACCTGGGACAAGATTGCTGTCTCCCTGCCACGCTCGGAGAAGCTCCGCTCCCTGGTGCTGGCCGGGGTCCCCCACAGCATGAGGCCACAG CTGTGGATGCGGCTGTCTGGGGCCCTGCAGAAGAAGAGGAACTCCGAACTGTCCTACCGAGAGATTGTGAAGAACAGCTCCAATGATGAGACCATTGCTGCCAAGCAG ATCGAGAAGGACCTGCTCCGCACCATGCCCAGCAATGCCTGCTTCGCCCACGTGAACGGCGTCGGGGTGCCCCGCCTGCGCAGGGTGCTCCGAGCGCTGGCCTGGCTCTACCCGGAGATCGGCTACTGCCAGGGCACGGGCATG GTGGCTGCCTGCCTCCTGctcttcctggaggaggatgaCGCCTTCTGGATGATGTGCGCCATCATCGAGGACCTGCTCCCCGCCTCCTACTTCAGCACCACCCTGCTGGGCGTGCAGACGGACCAGCGTGTCCTGCGGCACCTCATCGTCCAGTACTTGCCTCGCCTGGACAGGCTGCTCCAGGAGCACGACATTG AGCTGTCGCTCATCACGCTGCACTGGTTCCTCACGGCCTTCGCCAGCGTGGTGCACATCCGCCTGCTGCTGCGACTCTGGGACCTGTTTTTCTACGAGGGCTCCCTGGTGCTGTTCCAGGCCACGTTGGGCATGCTGCGCCTCAAG GAGGACGAGCTGATCCAGTCGGAGAACTCGGCCTCCATCTTCAACACGCTGTCAGACATCCCGTCACAGCTGGAGGACGCGGACCTGCTGCTGGCGGAGGCCATGCGGCTGGCGGGCTCGCTCACTGCCGTGGCCGTGGAGACCCAGCGCCGCAAGCACCTGGCCTACCTCCTGGCCGACCAGGGCCAGCTCCTGGGCGCCCCTGCCACCACCGGCCTCTCTCAG GTGGTCCGCCGCAGGACTCAGCGGAGGAAGTCTGGCATCACATCACTGCTCTTCG GGGAGGATGACCTAGAGGCAATGAAGGCCAAGAACATCAAGCAGACGGAGCTGGTGGCTGACCTTCGGGAAGCCATCTTGCGTGTGGCCCGCCACTTCCAGTGCACGGACCCCAAGAACTGCAATGTG GAGCTGACCCCGGACTACAGCATGGAGAGCCACCAGCGGGACCACGAGAGCTACGTGGCCTGCTCTCGCGGCCACCCGCGCCGAGCCAAGGCCCTGCTGGACTTCGAGCGCCATGACGACGACGAGCTGGGCTTCCGCAAGAACGACATCATCACG ATCGTCTCTCAGAAGGACGAGCACTGCTGGGTGGGCGAGCTGAACGGCCTGAGAG GCTGGTTTCCAGCCAAGTTCGTGGAAGTCCTGGATGAGCGGAGCAAGGAG TACTCCATCGCCGGGGACGATGCTGTGACGGAGGGGGTCACAGACCTCGTGCGAGGGACCCTCTGCCCGGCCCTCAAGGCCCTGTTTGAACACGGACTGAAGAAGCCTTCACTGCTCGGGGGTGCCTGCCACCCCTGGCTGTTCATCGAGGAG GCAGCGGGCCGGGAGGTCGAGAGAGACTTCGACTCCGTGTACTCGCGCCTGGTGCTGTGCAAGACGTACAG GTTGGATGAAGATGGCAAAGTCCTGACCCCAGAGGAGCTGCTCTACCGG GCTGTGCAGTCTGTTAACGTGACCCACGACGCTGCTCACGCACAAATGGACGTGAAGCTCCGCTCCCTCATCTGCGTGGGGCTCAA CGAGCAGGTGCTGCACCTGTGGCTGGAGGTGCTCTGCTCCAGCCTGCCCACCGTGGAGAAGTGGTACCAGCCCTGGTCCTTCCTGCGCAGCCCCGGCTGGGTCCAGATCAAGTGCGAGCTGCG GGTCCTCTGCTGCTTCGCTTTCAGCCTCTCCCAGGACTGGGAGCTTCCTGCAAAGAGAGAG gaggagaagaagcccTTGAAGGAGGGCGTCCAGGACATGCTGGTGAAGCACCACCTCTTCAGCTGGGACATCGACGGGTGA